The Henckelia pumila isolate YLH828 chromosome 2, ASM3356847v2, whole genome shotgun sequence genome includes a window with the following:
- the LOC140879374 gene encoding tRNA threonylcarbamoyladenosine dehydratase isoform X1 produces the protein MGERSKYLVLFGAGALMGSAATVAVFKFVHRKAGKPQTIAEATELNALASHKLSEDANQCEASPSLLMDEIVSEQLTRNIQFFGLEHQSKVTSSYVVVIGLGGVGSHAASMLLRSGVGRLLLVDFDQVSVSSLNRHSVATREDVGTPKALCLKKHFAAIFPECHVDAKVLLYDSSSEDEILSGHPDFVLDCIDNIDTKVSLLAACVRRGLKVLSATGAGARADPTRIRVADLKESINDPLSRAVKSCKHRLKRDYGIEGGISVVFSLEKPKAKLLPFKGPSGEAENPSDYQIVPGFRVRIIPVLGTIPAIFGQVMASYVVTQLAGVQVHMEPVVNIDIDHYRVLHQRLIEHEELQYGTTMQVQVDAEEVMYIVKELWHGRSARDESPKEVGRAMWRSVNELILIRWDRTKPACMSNLILLRFKEADEHESSSLDVIRENEPEFFAKVTSVLKRAALDFGL, from the exons ATGGGAGAAAGGTCTAAATATCTGGTGTTGTTTGGAGCTGGAGCTCTAATGGGATCTGCTGCTACCGTTGCTGTCTTCAAATTTGTGCACAG AAAAGCTGGGAAGCCACAGACGATTGCTGAGGCAACTGAATTGAATG CTTTAGCGAGCCATAAATTATCGGAGGATGCGAATCAATGCGAAGCTAGTCCAAGTCTGCTGATGGATGAAATTGTGTCGGAACAACTCACAAG AAATATCCAGTTCTTCGGCCTCGAACATCAGTCAAAAGTGACATCATCATATGTCGTGGTCATTGGTCTTGGTGGAGTTGGGAGTCATGCTGCATCTATGCTCTTGAGATCAGGTGTAGGGAGGCTTCTACTCGTGGATTTTGATCAG GTTTCAGTGTCATCATTGAACAGACATTCTGTTGCGACAAGAGAGGATGTTGGCACCCCCAAAGCCTTGTGTCTGAAGAAGCATTTCGCAGCAATTTTCCCTGAATGCCATGTAGATGCTAAAGTGCTATTGTATGATTCATCGTCCGAAGATGAAATTCTTTCTGGGCACCCTGATTTTGTCTTAGATTGTATTGATAACATTGACACCAAG GTCTCGCTTCTTGCCGCATGCGTGCGTAGGGGTTTGAAAGTTTTGTCCGCCACAGGAGCTGGTGCAAGAGCTGATCCAACAAGAATTCGTGTGGCTGACTTAAAAGAATCGATAAATGATCCTCTATCTCGGGCGGTAAAGAGTTGCAA ACACCGGTTGAAGAGAGATTACGGCATTGAAGGTGGCATTTCTGTGGTATTTTCTTTGGAGAAACCCAAGGCAAAATTGCTTCCTTTCAAAGGGCCAAGTGGGGAGGCAGAAAACCCTTCAGATTATCAA attgttCCAGGATTTCGAGTACGTATCATTCCAGTCTTAGGAACCATTCCTGCAATCTTTGGGCAAGTAATGGCTTCCTATGTTGTGACTCAACTGGCTGGAGTGCAAGTTCATATGGAGCCAGTTGTGAATATTGATATCGATCATTACCGTGTACTTCATCAGCGTCTTATTGAACATGAAGAGTTGCAGTATGGTACCACAATGCAAGTTCAG GTTGATGCTGAGGAGGTCATGTATATAGTCAAAGAACTGTGGCATGGACGGAGTGCAAGAGATGAATCACCTAAAGAAGTAGGACGTGCAATGTGGCGTTCTGTAAACGAATTAATACTTATCAG ATGGGATCGTACAAAACCTGCCTGTATGTCAAATTTAATTCTCTTGAGATTTAAAGAG GCTGATGAACATGAATCCAGTTCACTTGACGTTATAAGAGAAAATGAACCCGAGTTTTTCGCCAAGGTGACATCTGTGTTGAAACGAGCTGCATTGGACTTCGGTTTGTGA
- the LOC140879373 gene encoding pentatricopeptide repeat-containing protein At5g08305 has translation MVDVSSSIFLNLLKKCSSLSQLKQIQALLTSSGLSNIHPFTGKILSLAANSFDISYAHRYFLQLPNPTIFHYNALIRAFSNSKTPHRSILAFLQLLEHGVAANHLTYPFLVKASARLSDPILGGCIHAHASRNGFASDLFVSNSLIHMYGTCGEIENAEKVFGEMPTRNLVSWNSILDAFAKCGDVVSMRKVFDVMPERNVVSWSSLIDGYVKDGNHMEALSVFETMRASGMPKANEVTMVSVLCACSHLGALQQGRTMHRYVVENKLPMTLVLRTSLVDMYAKCGAIEEALVVFREVSARNTDVLLWNAMMGGLATHGYAVEALELYKEMRELGIKSDEITYLCLLNACAHGGLVKQAREYLDTIAKNGMAPKAEHYACVVDVLARAGHVDEAYQLVSQMPIEPTASMLGALFNGCINYRKFEVAEAVGRKLIELEGDHDGRYVGLSNVYAVMKWWDEARRTREVMEWRGVKKFAGCSFVEVLGTLHRFIAHDKEHPRFQEIYFILGVLVEHMKLSARPQRLQIHFY, from the coding sequence ATGGTGGATGTGTCATCTTCTATTTTCTTGAATTTGCTTAAGAAGTGCAGTAGTTTGTCTCAGTTGAAGCAAATCCAGGCCCTGCTGACATCTTCTGGCTTATCCAACATCCATCCATTTACAGGCAAAATCCTGTCTTTGGCCGCGAATTCTTTCGACATCAGCTACGCTCATCGCTATTTCCTTCAGCTTCCCAACCCCACGATCTTTCATTACAATGCTCTCATAAGGGCATTCTCAAATAGTAAAACGCCGCACAGATCCATCCTCGCGTTTCTCCAGTTGTTGGAGCATGGTGTTGCCGCCAACCATCTAACTTACCCTTTTCTTGTCAAGGCTTCGGCACGCCTGTCGGACCCTATACTTGGGGGATGTATTCATGCGCATGCGTCGAGGAATGGCTTTGCGTCTGACTTGTTTGTATCGAATTCTTTGATCCACATGTACGGTACGTGTGGGGAAATAGAAAATGCAGAGAAAGTGTTCGGTGAAATGCCGACGAGGAACTTGGTGTCTTGGAACTCGATTCTGGATGCGTTTGCCAAGTGCGGAGATGTTGTTTCGATGAGGAAAGTGTTTGACGTCATGCCTGAGAGGAATGTCGTGTCTTGGAGCTCTTTGATTGATGGGTATGTCAAGGATGGGAATCACATGGAGGCCTTGTCGGTTTTCGAGACGATGCGAGCGAGTGGAATGCCGAAAGCGAATGAGGTGACCATGGTCAGTGTGTTATGTGCTTGTTCTCACTTGGGTGCACTTCAACAAGGCAGGACAATGCACCGATACGTAGTCGAGAATAAGCTCCCGATGACCCTCGTCTTAAGGACGTCCCTTGTAGATATGTATGCTAAATGTGGTGCAATCGAGGAGGCACTGGTCGTATTTCGCGAGGTTTCAGCGAGAAACACTGATGTTTTGCTATGGAACGCGATGATGGGAGGGCTCGCAACGCATGGCTATGCTGTGGAAGCATTGGAACTTTACAAGGAAATGCGGGAACTGGGAATCAAATCTGATGAGATCACGTACTTGTGCCTGCTAAATGCCTGTGCCCATGGAGGATTAGTGAAGCAGGCACGGGAATATCTGGACACCATCGCTAAGAATGGTATGGCGCCGAAGGCTGAGCATTATGCTTGCGTGGTGGATGTTCTGGCTCGTGCAGGTCACGTGGACGAGGCGTACCAGTTGGTATCTCAAATGCCGATAGAACCAACAGCTTCGATGTTGGGAGCATTGTTTAACGGTTGTATAAACTACAGAAAATTTGAAGTTGCAGAAGCAGTGGGGAGAAAGCTGATCGAGTTGGAGGGCGACCACGATGGGAGATACGTCGGGCTGTCGAATGTATACGCGGTCATGAAGTGGTGGGATGAAGCAAGAAGAACTAGAGAAGTGATGGAATGGAGAGGGGTGAAGAAGTTTGCCGGATGTAGTTTTGTGGAGGTTCTTGGTACACTCCACAGGTTTATTGCTCATGATAAGGAACATCCAAGATTTCAAGAAATCTACTTTATTCTAGGTGTACTTGTGGAACATATGAAATTGAGTGCACGTCCCCAAAGGCTACAAATtcatttttattga
- the LOC140879374 gene encoding tRNA threonylcarbamoyladenosine dehydratase isoform X2, which translates to MGERSKYLVLFGAGALMGSAATVAVFKFVHRKAGKPQTIAEATELNALASHKLSEDANQCEASPSLLMDEIVSEQLTRNIQFFGLEHQSKVTSSYVVVIGLGGVGSHAASMLLRSGVGRLLLVDFDQVSVSSLNRHSVATREDVGTPKALCLKKHFAAIFPECHVDAKVLLYDSSSEDEILSGHPDFVLDCIDNIDTKVSLLAACVRRGLKVLSATGAGARADPTRIRVADLKESINDPLSRAVRHRLKRDYGIEGGISVVFSLEKPKAKLLPFKGPSGEAENPSDYQIVPGFRVRIIPVLGTIPAIFGQVMASYVVTQLAGVQVHMEPVVNIDIDHYRVLHQRLIEHEELQYGTTMQVQVDAEEVMYIVKELWHGRSARDESPKEVGRAMWRSVNELILIRWDRTKPACMSNLILLRFKEADEHESSSLDVIRENEPEFFAKVTSVLKRAALDFGL; encoded by the exons ATGGGAGAAAGGTCTAAATATCTGGTGTTGTTTGGAGCTGGAGCTCTAATGGGATCTGCTGCTACCGTTGCTGTCTTCAAATTTGTGCACAG AAAAGCTGGGAAGCCACAGACGATTGCTGAGGCAACTGAATTGAATG CTTTAGCGAGCCATAAATTATCGGAGGATGCGAATCAATGCGAAGCTAGTCCAAGTCTGCTGATGGATGAAATTGTGTCGGAACAACTCACAAG AAATATCCAGTTCTTCGGCCTCGAACATCAGTCAAAAGTGACATCATCATATGTCGTGGTCATTGGTCTTGGTGGAGTTGGGAGTCATGCTGCATCTATGCTCTTGAGATCAGGTGTAGGGAGGCTTCTACTCGTGGATTTTGATCAG GTTTCAGTGTCATCATTGAACAGACATTCTGTTGCGACAAGAGAGGATGTTGGCACCCCCAAAGCCTTGTGTCTGAAGAAGCATTTCGCAGCAATTTTCCCTGAATGCCATGTAGATGCTAAAGTGCTATTGTATGATTCATCGTCCGAAGATGAAATTCTTTCTGGGCACCCTGATTTTGTCTTAGATTGTATTGATAACATTGACACCAAG GTCTCGCTTCTTGCCGCATGCGTGCGTAGGGGTTTGAAAGTTTTGTCCGCCACAGGAGCTGGTGCAAGAGCTGATCCAACAAGAATTCGTGTGGCTGACTTAAAAGAATCGATAAATGATCCTCTATCTCGGGCG GTCAGACACCGGTTGAAGAGAGATTACGGCATTGAAGGTGGCATTTCTGTGGTATTTTCTTTGGAGAAACCCAAGGCAAAATTGCTTCCTTTCAAAGGGCCAAGTGGGGAGGCAGAAAACCCTTCAGATTATCAA attgttCCAGGATTTCGAGTACGTATCATTCCAGTCTTAGGAACCATTCCTGCAATCTTTGGGCAAGTAATGGCTTCCTATGTTGTGACTCAACTGGCTGGAGTGCAAGTTCATATGGAGCCAGTTGTGAATATTGATATCGATCATTACCGTGTACTTCATCAGCGTCTTATTGAACATGAAGAGTTGCAGTATGGTACCACAATGCAAGTTCAG GTTGATGCTGAGGAGGTCATGTATATAGTCAAAGAACTGTGGCATGGACGGAGTGCAAGAGATGAATCACCTAAAGAAGTAGGACGTGCAATGTGGCGTTCTGTAAACGAATTAATACTTATCAG ATGGGATCGTACAAAACCTGCCTGTATGTCAAATTTAATTCTCTTGAGATTTAAAGAG GCTGATGAACATGAATCCAGTTCACTTGACGTTATAAGAGAAAATGAACCCGAGTTTTTCGCCAAGGTGACATCTGTGTTGAAACGAGCTGCATTGGACTTCGGTTTGTGA
- the LOC140881490 gene encoding E3 ubiquitin ligase BIG BROTHER-related — MENTNAKPAAAAEGEERNPNNIIDNPLSNGNDGENQRRRTPFTDLSQVDSDLALARTLQEQERAYMMLRMDGGDVSDYGSWETGSFGHEDDGDDVDHDDYDDASEEDNNVTDVEVDDELDDDAEDVFDMYDHDEGVENENAELDPSTFSSDEAYARALQDAEERAMAARLLALAGINDVIIGEDEDEDEDEDEDDDEEDDDDDHGDHSQDAWDEVDPDELSYEELLALGEVVGTESRGLSVDTIASLPSVNYKSQGDQTGINDSCVICRLDYEDDETLTVLSCKHSYHTECINNWLKINKVCPVCNTEVSTSGKS, encoded by the exons ATGGAGAACACGAATGCAAAGCCCGCCGCCGCCGCGGAGGGGGAAGAACGGAACCCTAACAACATTATTGATAATCCACTGTCCAACGGGAATGACGGCGAAAATCAGCGTCGGAGAACGCCGTTTACGGACCTCAGTCAAGTCGATTCCGATCTTGCCCTCGCCCGCACCCTCCAAGAACag GAAAGGGCATATATGATGTTGAGGATGGATGGTGGTGATGTCAGCGATTATGGAAGTTGGGAAACTGGGAGTTTTGGGCACGAAGACGACGGAGACGATGTGGACCATGATGATTATGATGATGCCAGTGAAGAGGATAACAATGTTACTGATGTGGAGGTGGATGATGAGCTGGATGATGATGCTGAAGATGTGTTCGATATGTATGATCATGATGAAGGAGTAGAAAATGAGAACGCTGAGTTGGATCCCTCTACGTTTTCTAGTGATGAAGCCTATGCAAGAGCTTTACAAGATGCCGAAGAACGGGCAATGGCTGCTAGACTGTTGGCTCTAGCTGGAATAAACGACG TGATCATTGGGGAAGACGAAgacgaagatgaagatgaagacGAAGATGATGACGAAGAAGACGACGACGACGATCATGGTGACCATTCTCAG GATGCATGGGATGAGGTGGATCCAGATGAGCTGTCATATGAG GAGTTACTTGCACTCGGTGAAGTTGTTGGAACAGAAAGTAGGGGGCTTTCTGTTGATACAATTGCCTCCTTACCTTCTGTCAACTATAAATCGCAGGGCGATCAAACAGGAATCAATGATTC CTGTGTTATTTGTAGGTTGGACTACGAGGATGATGAAACATTGACCGTTCTTTCTTGCAAACACTCTTACCACACAGAATGTATTAACaattggctaaaaataaataag GTTTGTCCTGTGTGCAATACTGAAGTCTCCACTTCTGGGAAAAGCTAA